The following proteins come from a genomic window of Takifugu rubripes chromosome 11, fTakRub1.2, whole genome shotgun sequence:
- the snrpa gene encoding U1 small nuclear ribonucleoprotein A produces the protein MTTPEVRLNHTIYINNLNEKIKKDELKKSLYAIFSQFGQILDILVARTMKMKGQAFVIFKEVNSASNALRSMQGFPFYDKPMRIQYAKQDSDIIAKMKGTYVERDRKKEKKKVKAPDSSGSKKNAQGAAASMVAGVPGGMAGMPPMSQAPRMMHMPGQPPYMPPPGMMPPPGMAPGQMPPGAMMPGQMPQQVSENPPNHILFLTNLPEETNELMLSMLFNQFPGFKEVRLVPGRHDIAFVEFDNEVQAGAARDALQGFKITQSNAMKISFAKK, from the exons ATGACCACTCCCGAGGTTCGTCTAAATCATACAATATACATCAACAACTTGAATGAGAAAATCAAAAAAGATG AGCTGAAGAAGTCGCTGTACGCTATATTCTCCCAATTCGGACAGATTCTGGACATTTTGGTTGCACGGACCATGAAGATGAAGGGACAGgcctttgttatttttaaagagGTTAATAGTGCCTCCAATGCCTTGAGATCCATGCAGGGATTTCCTTTTTACGACAAACCCATG CGAATCCAGTATGCTAAGCAAGACTCGGACATTATAGCCAAAATGAAGGGAACTTATGTGGAACGGGACCgtaaaaaggagaagaagaaggtcaAGGCCCCTGACTCCTCAGGGAGCAAGAAGAATGCACAAGGAGCAGCCGCATCCATGGTTGCTGGGGTCCCTGGTGGTATGGCT GGAATGCCTCCTATGAGCCAGGCCCCTCGTATGATGCACATGCCAGGTCAGCCACCTTATATGCCCCCGCCTGGTATGATGCCACCCCCGGGGATGGCGCCTGGTCAGATGCCTCCTGGTGCCATGATGCCTGGGCAAATGCCTCAGCAG GTTTCAGAAAATCCCCCCAatcacatcctcttcctcaccaatCTCCCAGAAGAGACAAACGAGCTCATGCTGTCCATGCTGTTCAACCA GTTCCCTGGTTTCAAGGAGGTGCGTCTGGTTCCTGGTCGCCACGACATCGCCTTCGTGGAGTTTGACAACGAGGTGCAGGCTGGCGCTGCACGAGACGCTCTACAGGGCTTCAAAATCACACAGTCAAATGCAATGAAGATCTCGTTTGCTAAGAAATAA